The window CCCTGATATGTCTTTTTATAAACGAAAAATATAAATAAGCCAAGCATTAAAGCTAACAACAAAGACAAAACTACATCCATCATGCTGACATTAGTCACGTTGTCTATAAATCTGGATTTAAAAATTTCCTTAAAAGTCATTATAAATTCTCCTTTTCTCTATAGCCTTATGTAAAACATTTTAGTCATTAGCCATATATACGGCAGATTGCGTACTTTGAAAATGCCGCGGAACGTCGGCTCTCCAGCCGGACAGCATCTCTTATAATATCAGGAAGAAACTCGTCCCATTTTACTTCAAGGATAATCTTAGGTTCTCCTGCAGGCATTGTAGGGCAATCTGTGTTTAAAAAATCAGTACAACTGAGTCCTGTTCTAATATCATAGTCTAGTGTAACTCTTACGTTTCCAGCGTAAAACACATAAGGTTCTCTGGTATAATCAACAATTGTTTTCGGTTTAAGACCTTGTATACACATTTTTCTATGTAGTTCCTGAATAAGAGGTTTATCATTTTCTTTCATCCAGTCTATCCGCCCGTCTACAATGTCCTGCGCTTGCTCGTTTGTAAGTGCAGCTTTTTGCTTATTCCCAACACCTGCTACCTTGCTTTTTTTCTCCAGATAAATCTTTGATGTATCTAAATTATAGTAGCGAATTCGAAATTTCTCTCGCCTGCTCACCCCATCTTGCTTCTCACGTAATGCCTTGTCTGTTATAGTTTCAAAATATAAGCTGCGTATCATATACTTGCCATCTTTTGCGTACGAATCCGGTTTTGCAACTGCACACAACCTATGGCGAAGTGCTATCATGTCCGAATATGTAATCTCGTGTTTTAGCTCATGCCTAAACTTCAAAATAAGCACCTCCTTCCTTCAAGAACTAATTATGCACTTTACTTCTTAACATTTCCTTAACAAAACCTTAATAAATATAAAAAAATACCATTTATTCCAATAAAAAACAAAGACGTAAGCTTTCGCCTACGCCTTTACACAAGGAAACATCAATGTTATTTTATATAGAGCATCTGTTTGTTCAGATATACATGTTCCATTCATTTTCAACATCATATTCTTTATACTTTGAATACCAATTCCAGTACTATCTCCATTTTCTCTGATTGCTTTTACATGGTTCTCAAAAGAAATTCCAAGCATATTTTCAGAAAACAGATTTGATATCCGTATAGATTGTTCTGTGTCTGCATACTTTACAATATTAGAGGTTATGTTGTCCATGATACGTGAAATACAGTCCAAATTCACCTCAATGTACTCATTGCTCCATCCTCCGGACAGTTCAGTTTTAAATCCGTTTTGCTCCAGATAATTGCACGTTTCTGATATAAGATCATAAAAAACTACTTCATAAGACTCAGTAGTTTCACTTAATAGCTCCGTATTTTCAGCTATCAATGAGTACTCAAACAAGTTATCCGTCTGCTGCTTCATACGATGTGCTATCCGGTCAATTTTGTCCAAATACTCAATCAGTTGCCTTTCCTCTTTATAGCCGCCTTTTTTTATTATTTCTATATATAGCATAATTGCTGTTAGAGGAGTTCTAAGGTCATGTGACATTTCGGTTATAATTTTCTGATTTTCCTGAACAAGATTTGCTTCTAACTTCACTTGCTCACAAAATGACTTGCGCATACTGTCAAGCCCCGATGCTAATGCAGCTAATTCATCTTTTCCGGTAACAGTAATCTCATACTCTAGATTCCCTCCCTCTAAAATACCAATTTCATCACTTAGCTGCCTTATATAATGCATTTTTTTTCTGATTCCGATTAATACAAGCATAAGAAAAACAACAAAAGTTAATATTAATTCAATAATAAAGGAATAAGTATAAATTCTGTAATCATACATTCCGTTTATATGCACCTGAACCTGTCCGTCAGAAAATGTTACAGGATAGTATTGTTTGCGTGAAAAGCTGCTAGTATCCATATTCTCTGGCTCTAGGTTTTCCTCATTAGGATAATCAGAGTCATATATCAAAATCTTATTTCTATAAAGCTGAATCGAAAGTATTTTTTGCTTTTTTACCCAAGTGGTTAATTCTTTTAGATTTTTAGCTGTTAATTTATACGCAATTACATGTTCCTGAAGCTTTGCGATATATTCCTTGTTCTTTTGTTCCACATATTTGGGGTTAGAGTAATAGGTATCAATATAATACCCTGTTACAGTATTTACAATTACAAATAGAATTCCTGAAAGCACTGCTGAAACAGCCAGAAGTCGAAATAATGAAAAATATATAGAATTTCTTTCACTCGGCCTGCACATCAAATTTGTACCCCTTTCCCCAAATAGTTTTGATATATTTG of the Ruminiclostridium papyrosolvens DSM 2782 genome contains:
- a CDS encoding polyphosphate polymerase domain-containing protein; translated protein: MKFRHELKHEITYSDMIALRHRLCAVAKPDSYAKDGKYMIRSLYFETITDKALREKQDGVSRREKFRIRYYNLDTSKIYLEKKSKVAGVGNKQKAALTNEQAQDIVDGRIDWMKENDKPLIQELHRKMCIQGLKPKTIVDYTREPYVFYAGNVRVTLDYDIRTGLSCTDFLNTDCPTMPAGEPKIILEVKWDEFLPDIIRDAVRLESRRSAAFSKYAICRIYG
- a CDS encoding HAMP domain-containing sensor histidine kinase, which codes for MCRPSERNSIYFSLFRLLAVSAVLSGILFVIVNTVTGYYIDTYYSNPKYVEQKNKEYIAKLQEHVIAYKLTAKNLKELTTWVKKQKILSIQLYRNKILIYDSDYPNEENLEPENMDTSSFSRKQYYPVTFSDGQVQVHINGMYDYRIYTYSFIIELILTFVVFLMLVLIGIRKKMHYIRQLSDEIGILEGGNLEYEITVTGKDELAALASGLDSMRKSFCEQVKLEANLVQENQKIITEMSHDLRTPLTAIMLYIEIIKKGGYKEERQLIEYLDKIDRIAHRMKQQTDNLFEYSLIAENTELLSETTESYEVVFYDLISETCNYLEQNGFKTELSGGWSNEYIEVNLDCISRIMDNITSNIVKYADTEQSIRISNLFSENMLGISFENHVKAIRENGDSTGIGIQSIKNMMLKMNGTCISEQTDALYKITLMFPCVKA